The genome window GTGCAGCCCTTCAAATTTGatgttgttattttttctcgtGTAGTTTGCTGGGTCAATttgatgaggaaatttttaaaagggTTTTTCATTGACATCTCCGTTGGCCTCAGTCACTTTTACCCGCGAATAACAGTGGAATATTCGAGAAGAAACGCTTGTTTTCGTTGTGAGAAAATTCTCGAAACCGGAAAGCAGTTGTCACACGTATATCAAGTTTAAACATTAAAACATCGAAGCACTTTCACGCTTTCTTCTTGAAGTAGTCGAGGTCGACCGGGCGATTCGTTGCTTCACGGTCGCTGGGGAGGTCTCAGTAAACTCGTTTAAAATTCACCGGACACCGTTGGTTCTCCCTCATATACCATTATGACCTTGACAGGACTGACAGCAGCATTGACGAGGAAGCAGGAGGCGGCGGAGCAGGGCAGACGAAAGATCGGCTATCGCAAGCAGCAGACGACAGCGGCTCCGGTGGCTCCTGAAGACGAGGAGGAGTATGAGGAGGTTGATCTACCCGAGGAGTGTCCGGAGCCAAATGGCTTCTTTCCGGATAGCAAACAGTGCGACAAATACTACGACTGCAGAGACGGAAAGTTCACTGCCAAGTTGTGCCCGGATGGGCTTGTCTTCAATGATTTCAGTCCTCAGCAGGAGAAGTGCGATCTTCCGTTTGGAATCGACTGCAGTAAACGACCGGATAGACGTaagggaattttttatgaggAATGGTAGATATTTTGGAGAAAGGATTTccttatatttattttattttgagatGTGAAGAGTACAAAAAGACAAGAACAACTCTCATTAGTTTCCCAGTGCtccacataatttttaattagctTTGTCTTCTCAGAGGATCCCCAGCCCTCTCCCCACTGTCCCCGAATGCACGGCTACTTCGCCCACGAGACCCCAAATATCTGCGACACCTTCTACTACTGCGTCGAGGGTAAATTCAACATGATAACGTGCCCAGACGGCCTCGTATTCTCTGAAAAAACCGGTATCTGTAACTGGCCGGACGAAGCCCAGAAGAAGGGCTGTGGCTCCAAAGAGCTCTTCAACTTCACGTGCCCGAAGGTCGACGAGACAGTGGCAGCGACCCACCCACGATATGCAGACAGTGAGGACTGTCAATACTTCTATGTCTGCGTTAATGGGGAAATTCCGAGGAGAAATGGTTGTAAGATTGGTCAGGCGTTCGACGAGCGCACTGGCAAGTGCGATTGGGCGAGAAAAATTCCTGAGTGGTAAGTTTTATTTCATCATTGACAAAGCAAAGATGCCCTCTGGGGTACAGAACGTGTTTTGCATTATGATAATGAGAAAGCCCCTCCTTGATGACAAGCCTCTGAGGCCTTTCACTGCAGAGATAACATTCtggagattttatttttaattggaaataaGTCATGAGTGTCGATTCAATCGGCTGATTGATTATTATTGATGAGTGATGAATGTTTAGGACCAGTTTTTaagatttattttctttggtTCTTTTGTAATTAGATGTTACATATTTGTGGATTATTAAATACAGCAAAGTATTTTGTTTTGTAATTATAGCAAAGACTGGTACAAAGGCCAATTGACTGATGCCGAATTGGACGCCCTGGAGAATCCCCCACCAAAACCAAAACCCACAGGTGGTCTCAGCAGGCGAAAAAGCTCGAGACCCACGAAAACACCCGCCTAATATCCAATCACTATTGACTAGAGATATctattatttaaaatgttaTATACATCATTTTCTATTGTActttaattgtaaaataaaGTGATCATTTTACGTAAACAcagatgatttatttttccactgatAATTGATGTTACGTGTGGCTTTCGGTTTCCTGAACTGTGGTTGGTGGAAATGAGGAAGTGGTTTTGGAAATTCGGGTGACGGTCATCGATCAGTGGAGAAGGCCTAGGTCTCAAGTCAATGGATGAATGATCTTCTCACTTTCGCCAAGTGGTCAATGAACGCTGGCGACTTCTACATGTCGACGAGATCCAGTCAGCTGGGGCATCACTTTCATTTCGAAGTGTGTGAAATctgattcttttattttttcaagaattcttttaagaaaaattgacAGAAAACATGAGGGACGTCGACGAGGAATTGTCTCGCGATCATTAAATTCATGTTTATTTATGTGGGAGCTATTGCATGGAATTTGactggaaataaaataaaattttgtttgaCAAAATGGTAAAAGACTTTTGACCACAGTTCTTTGAAATCCATTGCGTCATCTGAATatgtattaattatatttctaAAACTGGAGTgacagaaatttattttttaatgatttcaaatgaaaaatgggtGGCATTTTCACGCAGTGATCAATCAACGCTGGACCCACTTTCATTTCGAAGagtgtgaaattaattttttgtttcgtgTTACTCTTGTTCCGTTTCTCATGCCCTGAATATCGATTTAATCTTTCTATTGAATCTATCGATTCAATATATCGATTTAATTTTCGTTTTCAATATTGAATAACATCAAATTCTCAGGATTTTTAAACTGATTTCTTTGATTGATAATTTCCAAATATTATTTAACGCCTTGCGTGATTCTGAAATGATAGATcgtcaataatattttatcctGATCAACCacagataaaaatttattttgatttacggaagtctatttatttattcatatttctcCACTGAAATAATGTACACATATCGTTTTTTCTGCCGCAATGAAAAGAAAGCAGCATTTTCTATTCCATTTCACTAAATATgaaagaggaaaattcttttcttttcattttcacatGTGATATTCAATAAAACGAAAGCATAAATAATTCCCGAGAGCATTTTATTGGCAGGAAATTCCTGTCCACGAAAACTCCCCCAAAAATGAATCCCTAAATAAATTGggcaatgaaattgaaattgattgaGGCTTTTCATCGACAAAAACAGCTTCAATTGTAGTTTCAAGAGCCCAAAAGGTGAAAGGTGGAGCCCGTGAGATTTTCCACAATCTTTCATCGACTTACATGTCGAAATGAATAATCTCGAGTATTTAAACTGAAGCTATTGCTGGCGAAAGTGGGAGAAATGCACGATGAAGTGGGGATGAACAGGGTATACCCGATGCTGAGCCAACGGATGGAGGCAGTGTCTCTCGACGTTGAGGCTCATCCAAAGAGGAAGTCCAAGACAATAACAAAACCCCAGTGAAAATACCTCTTCCAAACCATAAAATAGTCTTATAAAACTTTTCatctataaaaataataatgagggTGTTCTTAATATTTTTGGCTGTGGCCTCAGTCTCCCGTAAGTACCCACATGAAACCATAAATTCTATTGCAAAATATAACTGGAGAAATTGATCAGTCTTTCCCACTTGAATTTTTCCGCCAAAATTAGACGTTTGTGGAACTTTCTAAAATCTAAATGTCAGATATCTTTCTCCAGTTGCATAAGGATTTCCAATGAATACTGAATACCTAATTATATaagttaaaataaaatgattttacgAGTTAATTCAACCGGTTATCATTAATAACTCAGATGCAAAGGGGAAAAtgcattttaattgatttttcagtcTCATTAAATTGCTTTGGTTGTTTATGTCGCTTTGACCgatgtttttccatttcatcaaTCGATTTACGACTTCTGGGACCTAATGATCGACTAGCAAATCGCTCTGGGGGTAAAAAGTAAATCTCAATTCCCAATTTTCGAATATTGTCACttacacaaaaatgaaaatataaaataggaaaatatttttcgcaaTCACTTTGTCAATGGAGCCTCCGGGTCATTGTTTAAGTCACCGTATTAAATTGACTGACATTTATTTGCATAGTACCGTCAGATTTTCAATTTAGCTGAATGCTATCTTTATCGTTCTTCTCGTACTTTCATTCACCAGGCGATTGCCTTATGGTCTTATCACTCCCATCACTCCTTTGTTGCTCCGTGGGCTGACATTCTCGTCCTAACTATGTGGCATTTGCTTCAGGAGCTGCATTCCTTATGCACCTTTCGGTCTTTATATTTTCGTCCAGAGTTTtcctggaaataaaaaaacaaatatgtgaataaaaaattaaggaaaaattaattattgaccgTGCAGAAGCTGCCTTCAACTGCCCCAAAAAAGACGGTCAGTACGAGGACCCGGTGCAGTGCGACAAGTACTACCACTGCGAGGATGGTGTAGCtactgaaaaattatgtcCAGACGGACTCGTATTCGATCCCCTCAATCGCAAGATCAACAAGTGCGATCACGTATTCAACGTCGACTGCGGTGAACGTCTGGAATTACGTGAGTtaaatttatggatttttttttcttatttaccGTTATGTCTGGTAGGcgcataaaattttttattgaatattaatggCTTCCAGAGGCACCGCAACCGATCAAGAACTGCCCGAGGAGAAATGGCTTCTTCGCTCATCCTGACTCCAGCGTTTGCAATGTTTTCTATAATTGCATTGATGGAGAGTCCGTGGAGATTACTTGCACTACTGGACTGCATTTTGATGAGTTCAGTGGCACCTGCGTGTGGCCAGAGAGTGCGGGACGTGAGGTAattagatgatttttttattcacgagCTGATGAATACGAGAACGAgaggtgaaaataattttggtgATGTCGATGGTAATAATTGAAGGTTTGCATGAGGGAGAACTGTCATTATTTAACCcgcaaacatttttttccttttattaaaaatattcctctATGTACTAGAAattcatgtaattttttttctattttcctggtcagaatttctcattttattgGCCAAGTGTTGAACTATgccgtaaaatattttttaagagaaatttttccagtTACAAAAAAGCTTTATGACATTGTCTCAAGCGGGATCTCGGTCTCCAGGAGTAAAAGCCCAGTTTTTGTTGCACTCTCGAGATTGTAAGgggattatttaatttcagaaCTGTGGAACTGTTGGAAAGACATTGAAGGACGGATTCGAGTGTCCCAAGGATCGTCAAGTGGATACGAGAGGAATGCTCGTGGATCATCCGAAATATGCACATCCGGATGATTGTCAGAAATTTTATGTATGTTTGAATGGAGTGACTCCACGAGAGCAAGGCTGCAGTGATGGTACTGTCTACAATGAGGCAACGCAGATGTGTGATGCACCTGAGAATGTTGGTGGCTGGTAAGATATCCTTCCTcattgagaaattaaaaaaacaatcctGAGTCAGAATGAAATAGTGCCATTGCGGAAAAAGATATAATTTGCATTTAGTTGATGTGCGATATCTCTTAAACTATGAGAGatagtaaaatttttatctaaaccTTCTTTGTAGAGAGGAAAAAGATCTACAAAAATGGTTTTGacgaaaattttgctatcttcaAGGGATCTCAAGATATTTACGATATTTTGATTGACagtttcaattaaaatcatttttttcattattcgacATTCATTTTCAGTGAGGACTGGTACAAGGACGACGCCAAGAAGCCCTAATGCGCCTTGGAGGCACCAGCTGTCCCGCATCGGGACCCAGGCGTTTCAACTTTCACCAAAATTTCGGCGTGGTCgccaaaaaacgaaaaaattctgtagccatgtaaatgtttttatttttaataaaacccTATCTCATTAACTGTAGTAATAACTctcgaattttattgaaattgtttgTTACTCCTTTTGTATAATGGCTATCGAATTCCACTTCCTGCTTCGTGTATGTTTCACTCTTGAAAGAACGCTTTCACTATTCTCTGctgggaagagaaaaaaagctCGACCTCGCGTGTTATTATTCGCCTTCACGGATGAATTGAGTCCAGAATTGAGTGAGTCTGGGAGACCACTCTCTAACGTCTGGGTCAGCAGTGGACCTTGAAGAATAATTAAAGCTGATCGTTGATCGTTAAATTTCAGATTTGAGGATTCATgaataaaacatttaaaaaaatccggcttttttaaatgtttatgaATAGAAAATCCATTATTCCTGGGATAAATCCAGTGTTTTATCCCAATTCTGCGTTAAAAAATGGAAGGGACATCAAATTTATATGACAATGCATTCTCAAG of Diachasmimorpha longicaudata isolate KC_UGA_2023 chromosome 3, iyDiaLong2, whole genome shotgun sequence contains these proteins:
- the LOC135160545 gene encoding protein obstructor-E-like → MKTTTLCLILACVGLTAALTRKQEAAEQGRRKIGYRKQQTTAAPVAPEDEEEYEEVDLPEECPEPNGFFPDSKQCDKYYDCRDGKFTAKLCPDGLVFNDFSPQQEKCDLPFGIDCSKRPDRQDPQPSPHCPRMHGYFAHETPNICDTFYYCVEGKFNMITCPDGLVFSEKTGICNWPDEAQKKGCGSKELFNFTCPKVDETVAATHPRYADSEDCQYFYVCVNGEIPRRNGCKIGQAFDERTGKCDWARKIPECKDWYKGQLTDAELDALENPPPKPKPTGGLSRRKSSRPTKTPA
- the LOC135160552 gene encoding protein obstructor-E-like → MRVFLIFLAVASVSQAAFNCPKKDGQYEDPVQCDKYYHCEDGVATEKLCPDGLVFDPLNRKINKCDHVFNVDCGERLELQAPQPIKNCPRRNGFFAHPDSSVCNVFYNCIDGESVEITCTTGLHFDEFSGTCVWPESAGRENCGTVGKTLKDGFECPKDRQVDTRGMLVDHPKYAHPDDCQKFYVCLNGVTPREQGCSDGTVYNEATQMCDAPENVGGCEDWYKDDAKKP